The following proteins are co-located in the Ursus arctos isolate Adak ecotype North America unplaced genomic scaffold, UrsArc2.0 scaffold_13, whole genome shotgun sequence genome:
- the IYD gene encoding iodotyrosine deiodinase 1 isoform X1, which produces MFSLTPVLVAVVCVLIAWIFKNADGNMERRKGETRARTKARPWVDEDLKDSSDLHPVEEDADDWQDSEESVDHIPFSHTRYPEKEMVKRSQEFYELLNKRRSVRFISNEQVPMEVIDNVIKAAGTAPSGAHTEPWTFVVVKDLDVKHKIREIIEEEEEINYLKRMGRQWVTDLKKLRTNWIKEYLDTAPVLILIFKQVHGFAANGKRKVHYYNEISVSISCGILLAALQNAGLVTVTTTPLNCGPRLRVLLGRPANEKLLMLLPVGYPSEEATVPDLTRKPLDQIMVTV; this is translated from the exons ATGTTCTCCCTGACTCCAGTCTTGGTAGCAGTTGTCTGCGTTTTGATTGCCTGgatctttaaaaatgctgatggaaacatggagagaaggaagggggagactAGAGCCAGGACCAAGGCTCGGCCTTGGGTGGATGAGGACCTAAAAGACAGCTCTGACCTCCACCCAGTGGAAGAAG ATGCTGACGACTGGCAAGACTCAGAGGAAAGTGTCGACCATATTCCATTCTCCCACACTCGGTATCCTGAAAAGGAAATGGTTAAGAGATCCCAGGAATTTTATGAACTTCTCAATAAAAGACGGTCTGTCAGATTCATAAGTAATGAGCAAGTCCCCATGGAAGTCATTGATAATGTCATCAAAGCGGCAG GAACCGCCCCAAGTGGGGCCCACACGGAGCCCTGGACCTTTGTGGTTGTGAAGGACCTGGACGTGAAACACAAGATTCGGGAGATcattgaggaggaggaggaaataaaCTACTTGAAAAGGATGGGGCGCCAATGGGTTACAGACCTGAAGAAGCTGAG aacCAATTGGATTAAGGAGTACTTGGACACAGCTCCCGTTCTGATTCTGATTTTCAAACAAGTACATGGttttgctgcaaatggcaaaagGAAGGTCCACTACTACAATGAGAtcagtgtttccatttcttgcGGCATCCTCCTCGCTGCTCTGCAG AATGCGGGACTGGTGACTGTCACTACCACTCCACTCAACTGTGGCCCCCGTCTGAGGGTGCTCCTGGGCCGCCCTGCAAATGAAAAGCTGCTGATGCTGCTCCCCGTGGGGTACCCCAGCGAAGAGGCCACGGTGCCCGATCTAACACGGAAACCTCTGGATCAGATCATGGTGACCGTGTAa
- the IYD gene encoding iodotyrosine deiodinase 1 isoform X3, with protein sequence MVCLDADDWQDSEESVDHIPFSHTRYPEKEMVKRSQEFYELLNKRRSVRFISNEQVPMEVIDNVIKAAGTAPSGAHTEPWTFVVVKDLDVKHKIREIIEEEEEINYLKRMGRQWVTDLKKLRTNWIKEYLDTAPVLILIFKQVHGFAANGKRKVHYYNEISVSISCGILLAALQNAGLVTVTTTPLNCGPRLRVLLGRPANEKLLMLLPVGYPSEEATVPDLTRKPLDQIMVTV encoded by the exons ATGGTCTGCCTTG ATGCTGACGACTGGCAAGACTCAGAGGAAAGTGTCGACCATATTCCATTCTCCCACACTCGGTATCCTGAAAAGGAAATGGTTAAGAGATCCCAGGAATTTTATGAACTTCTCAATAAAAGACGGTCTGTCAGATTCATAAGTAATGAGCAAGTCCCCATGGAAGTCATTGATAATGTCATCAAAGCGGCAG GAACCGCCCCAAGTGGGGCCCACACGGAGCCCTGGACCTTTGTGGTTGTGAAGGACCTGGACGTGAAACACAAGATTCGGGAGATcattgaggaggaggaggaaataaaCTACTTGAAAAGGATGGGGCGCCAATGGGTTACAGACCTGAAGAAGCTGAG aacCAATTGGATTAAGGAGTACTTGGACACAGCTCCCGTTCTGATTCTGATTTTCAAACAAGTACATGGttttgctgcaaatggcaaaagGAAGGTCCACTACTACAATGAGAtcagtgtttccatttcttgcGGCATCCTCCTCGCTGCTCTGCAG AATGCGGGACTGGTGACTGTCACTACCACTCCACTCAACTGTGGCCCCCGTCTGAGGGTGCTCCTGGGCCGCCCTGCAAATGAAAAGCTGCTGATGCTGCTCCCCGTGGGGTACCCCAGCGAAGAGGCCACGGTGCCCGATCTAACACGGAAACCTCTGGATCAGATCATGGTGACCGTGTAa
- the IYD gene encoding iodotyrosine deiodinase 1 isoform X2 — protein sequence MYTSCIHGTDPGKSNADDWQDSEESVDHIPFSHTRYPEKEMVKRSQEFYELLNKRRSVRFISNEQVPMEVIDNVIKAAGTAPSGAHTEPWTFVVVKDLDVKHKIREIIEEEEEINYLKRMGRQWVTDLKKLRTNWIKEYLDTAPVLILIFKQVHGFAANGKRKVHYYNEISVSISCGILLAALQNAGLVTVTTTPLNCGPRLRVLLGRPANEKLLMLLPVGYPSEEATVPDLTRKPLDQIMVTV from the exons ATGTATACCTCTTGTATACATGGGACAGATCCAGGAAAATCGA ATGCTGACGACTGGCAAGACTCAGAGGAAAGTGTCGACCATATTCCATTCTCCCACACTCGGTATCCTGAAAAGGAAATGGTTAAGAGATCCCAGGAATTTTATGAACTTCTCAATAAAAGACGGTCTGTCAGATTCATAAGTAATGAGCAAGTCCCCATGGAAGTCATTGATAATGTCATCAAAGCGGCAG GAACCGCCCCAAGTGGGGCCCACACGGAGCCCTGGACCTTTGTGGTTGTGAAGGACCTGGACGTGAAACACAAGATTCGGGAGATcattgaggaggaggaggaaataaaCTACTTGAAAAGGATGGGGCGCCAATGGGTTACAGACCTGAAGAAGCTGAG aacCAATTGGATTAAGGAGTACTTGGACACAGCTCCCGTTCTGATTCTGATTTTCAAACAAGTACATGGttttgctgcaaatggcaaaagGAAGGTCCACTACTACAATGAGAtcagtgtttccatttcttgcGGCATCCTCCTCGCTGCTCTGCAG AATGCGGGACTGGTGACTGTCACTACCACTCCACTCAACTGTGGCCCCCGTCTGAGGGTGCTCCTGGGCCGCCCTGCAAATGAAAAGCTGCTGATGCTGCTCCCCGTGGGGTACCCCAGCGAAGAGGCCACGGTGCCCGATCTAACACGGAAACCTCTGGATCAGATCATGGTGACCGTGTAa